One Polyangiaceae bacterium DNA window includes the following coding sequences:
- the tagF gene encoding type VI secretion system-associated protein TagF — MFWRRKKTAAAPPQIGCFGKLPATGDFIRFNAGGDELAAFDRWLGGALDFSRRSLGQTFEQAYQPAVGLFIFHGEGAKADEPPTRGMVGAWAASGDNAGRTYPMVVFASYDYGQLVSAGASLPIALWSLLASSYELVTGGRTLPVDAFVDRVSRIVPPSLEDAEAAGAGYRAWLTTQTMKALWETGFGSDASRFWALHNVYASVEPFRGQEYPKTGLCVRLPLGAGDAYAAAVWMDMTLRLARWKNTLLNAFWVPQQTMLLHFGPPHVATFRELIAPTGAADHVVELCRPPTEDEPTSRRGLGPQLDALVARSELSISSFLEGLSS, encoded by the coding sequence ATGTTCTGGCGACGCAAGAAAACTGCTGCTGCTCCGCCGCAGATCGGCTGTTTTGGAAAGCTCCCGGCGACGGGAGATTTCATTCGGTTCAACGCGGGCGGCGATGAACTAGCGGCCTTCGATCGATGGCTCGGAGGCGCGCTCGACTTCTCGCGTCGATCGCTCGGCCAAACGTTCGAACAAGCGTACCAACCTGCGGTTGGTCTCTTCATCTTTCACGGCGAAGGGGCGAAAGCGGATGAGCCGCCCACGCGTGGAATGGTGGGCGCATGGGCCGCAAGTGGAGACAATGCGGGTCGCACGTACCCGATGGTCGTTTTCGCTTCGTACGATTACGGGCAGCTCGTCTCGGCAGGCGCATCGCTGCCGATTGCTCTTTGGTCGTTGCTTGCGTCCTCGTACGAACTCGTGACGGGTGGTCGTACGCTTCCAGTCGACGCGTTTGTCGATCGCGTTTCGCGCATCGTGCCTCCATCGCTCGAAGATGCCGAAGCAGCGGGCGCGGGATATCGCGCGTGGCTGACGACGCAAACGATGAAGGCGCTTTGGGAGACGGGATTCGGCTCGGATGCGAGTCGCTTTTGGGCGCTGCACAATGTCTACGCGTCCGTCGAACCGTTCCGCGGGCAAGAGTATCCGAAGACTGGCTTGTGCGTGCGTTTGCCGCTCGGCGCGGGCGATGCGTATGCGGCTGCGGTGTGGATGGACATGACGCTGCGGCTCGCGCGTTGGAAGAACACGTTGCTCAATGCGTTCTGGGTTCCGCAGCAGACGATGCTGCTTCATTTCGGTCCGCCCCACGTGGCGACGTTTCGCGAGCTCATCGCTCCGACGGGAGCCGCTGATCACGTCGTCGAGCTTTGCAGGCCGCCGACCGAGGATGAACCGACGTCTCGTCGTGGGCTCGGCCCGCAGCTCGATGCGCTCGTTGCGCGTTCCGAACTTTCCATTTCGAGTTTCCTCGAAGGTTTGAGCTCATAA
- the tssA gene encoding type VI secretion system protein TssA has protein sequence MAVTDALDAAKNRISAMLEPISGGVGADCTYDELFEAIKAEIDKTTSIEGGKIDWGKIVSNAEELLTDKTKDFRLAVYYGAAKANTDGLLGALDGLVLVNELNTAFWDKMYPPIKRPRTRGNLTQWFGDQLTVAVQSFTPTAKDADLVGAVEKASRELDGELRDKLGDAYGGLGSLRDSCRRLVASVPKEAPPPPPPPPPPPPPPPPPPPPPPPPAAAYAPPPPPPPRFVAAPAPVEAPPVDAAVVAVPDGTAITDAESANAVLEQVSTLLLRAGEALRLADPSSAFAYRIARMGLWLFMQQDPPAENGQTYLPSPPDHVRSAFDGMAEAGNWDGILASLDEVVSEHRFWLDPHRHASNALENLGYADAKLAHLLEVALLLRRAPGLVDFTFNDGTALADEQTKAWIDAEVRPVLGAGGAPSGGGAGGAPGGKGFRALDKAMSEARAFIEAQEPLSAIQAVTKVAAQAITPVDKFRSKLGIAKICLEIGQLAIARAQLDGLERMAKQHRLDEWDPELCGELYGALYQAIRGLNQGYEVTDEQRKREAEVFERLCELDAAAAFRISNS, from the coding sequence ATGGCAGTGACTGATGCGTTGGATGCTGCGAAGAACAGAATCTCGGCGATGCTCGAACCCATCTCGGGAGGCGTCGGAGCGGATTGCACGTATGACGAGCTCTTCGAAGCGATCAAAGCCGAGATCGACAAGACGACGTCGATCGAGGGCGGCAAGATCGACTGGGGCAAAATTGTTTCGAACGCGGAAGAGTTGCTGACGGACAAGACGAAGGATTTTCGTCTCGCGGTTTATTACGGCGCCGCCAAAGCGAACACGGATGGTCTCCTCGGCGCGCTCGATGGACTGGTTCTCGTCAACGAGCTCAATACGGCGTTCTGGGACAAGATGTACCCGCCGATCAAGCGCCCGCGCACGCGCGGCAACTTGACGCAATGGTTCGGTGATCAGCTAACGGTTGCTGTTCAAAGCTTCACTCCGACCGCGAAGGATGCCGATCTCGTAGGCGCTGTCGAGAAGGCGAGTCGCGAGCTCGATGGGGAGCTTCGGGACAAACTCGGCGATGCATACGGTGGACTCGGCAGCTTGCGAGACAGTTGTCGCAGGCTCGTCGCGAGTGTTCCGAAGGAAGCGCCTCCGCCGCCCCCACCGCCGCCCCCACCGCCTCCGCCGCCGCCCCCACCTCCGCCGCCGCCCCCTCCGCCAGCGGCTGCATATGCACCACCGCCGCCCCCGCCTCCGCGGTTTGTCGCGGCACCTGCGCCTGTGGAGGCGCCGCCCGTGGATGCAGCGGTGGTTGCGGTACCTGACGGCACGGCGATCACCGATGCGGAGTCTGCGAATGCAGTGCTCGAACAAGTCAGCACGCTGCTCCTGCGAGCTGGTGAAGCGTTGCGTTTGGCGGATCCATCGAGCGCGTTTGCGTATCGCATTGCGCGCATGGGTCTGTGGCTCTTCATGCAGCAGGATCCGCCCGCGGAGAACGGACAAACCTACCTTCCGTCACCGCCCGATCACGTGCGGAGTGCTTTCGATGGCATGGCGGAAGCTGGCAACTGGGACGGCATCCTCGCGTCGCTCGACGAGGTCGTTTCCGAGCATCGCTTCTGGCTCGATCCGCACAGGCATGCATCGAATGCGCTCGAGAACCTCGGGTATGCCGATGCGAAGCTTGCGCATCTGCTCGAGGTCGCGCTGCTTCTGCGGCGCGCGCCTGGGCTCGTGGACTTCACGTTCAACGATGGCACTGCGCTCGCTGACGAACAGACGAAGGCGTGGATCGACGCCGAGGTTCGTCCGGTACTCGGTGCGGGTGGAGCGCCTTCGGGTGGTGGTGCGGGTGGAGCTCCTGGTGGCAAAGGTTTCCGCGCGCTCGACAAAGCGATGTCGGAAGCTCGTGCGTTCATCGAAGCGCAAGAGCCGTTGAGTGCGATCCAAGCGGTGACCAAAGTTGCGGCTCAAGCGATCACGCCGGTCGACAAGTTCCGCAGCAAGCTCGGCATCGCGAAGATCTGCTTGGAAATCGGACAGCTTGCGATTGCGCGTGCGCAGCTCGACGGTCTCGAGCGCATGGCGAAGCAGCATCGCCTCGACGAGTGGGATCCGGAGCTTTGCGGCGAGCTTTATGGAGCGCTTTATCAAGCGATCCGCGGTCTCAATCAGGGCTACGAAGTGACCGACGAGCAACGCAAGCGAGAAGCAGAAGTCTTCGAACGACTCTGTGAGCTCGACGCTGCAGCAGCGTTCCGCATCTCGAATTCCTGA
- the tssB gene encoding type VI secretion system contractile sheath small subunit yields the protein MKEGSVAPKERVNITYKPATGNAKEDVELPLKMLMLGDYTMRPDPTPLEDRKPINVDKDNFQKVMSEQKLSLSMTVKDRLSEQEDNELNVNLKFRRLSDMEPAAIANQVPELKKLLELRAALTALKGPLGNEKAFRNKIQSILQDPASRNRIINELGLKKDGEE from the coding sequence ATGAAAGAAGGATCAGTCGCGCCGAAAGAACGCGTCAACATCACGTACAAGCCAGCGACGGGGAATGCGAAGGAAGACGTCGAGCTCCCGCTGAAGATGCTGATGCTTGGCGACTACACGATGCGGCCGGACCCGACGCCGCTCGAGGATCGCAAGCCGATCAATGTCGACAAGGACAACTTCCAGAAGGTCATGTCGGAGCAGAAGCTGTCGCTCTCCATGACCGTCAAGGATCGTTTGTCCGAGCAAGAGGACAACGAGCTGAACGTGAACCTGAAGTTCCGCCGTTTGTCCGACATGGAGCCGGCGGCGATCGCAAATCAGGTGCCGGAGCTGAAGAAACTTCTCGAGCTGCGCGCAGCGCTCACGGCCCTCAAGGGTCCGCTCGGCAACGAGAAGGCATTCCGCAACAAGATTCAGTCCATTCTCCAAGACCCTGCTTCGCGCAATCGCATCATCAACGAGCTTGGGTTGAAGAAGGACGGGGAGGAGTAA
- the tssC gene encoding type VI secretion system contractile sheath large subunit → MADMQRQGAAGVQTLEGGSLLDEILAETKMTPGDEGYEVAKKGVQAFIAELIAPKREGEKVDKALVDALIAEIDAKLSRQIDEILHHPTFQKLESAWRGLKFVVDRTDFRENVKLELYNCSKEDLLADFEDAPEVPKSGLYKVVYSAEFGQFGGRPYGAIIANYEFGPGPQDIMLLQKCAAVATMSHAPFIAAAGPQFFGLKDYLNLPNLKDLKALFEGPQYTKYNAFRETEDSRYVGLVMPRFLLRLPYGANTVPVKEFNYEENVIGQHEAYCWGNAVYAMATRLADSFAKYRWCPNIIGPQAGGSVENLPLHQYEAMGEIQTKIPTEIMLTERREYELSEEGFIGLTYRKDSDNACFFSANSVQKPKYFGQSEEGRAAELNYRLGTQLPYMFIMCRIAHYLKVLQREQIGTWKERADLEKELNDWISQYVADQDVVSASIRGRRPLRKARIIVTEVEGNAGWYKVDMQVRPHFKYMGAFFTLSLVGKLDKE, encoded by the coding sequence ATGGCCGACATGCAAAGGCAGGGCGCCGCGGGTGTTCAAACCCTCGAAGGCGGCAGCCTCCTCGACGAGATCCTCGCCGAGACGAAGATGACGCCGGGGGACGAAGGTTACGAAGTCGCCAAGAAGGGCGTGCAGGCGTTCATCGCCGAGCTCATCGCACCGAAGCGCGAAGGTGAAAAGGTCGACAAGGCTCTCGTCGATGCGCTCATCGCAGAGATCGACGCGAAATTGTCCCGACAAATCGACGAGATCCTCCATCACCCCACGTTCCAAAAGCTCGAGAGCGCGTGGCGTGGTTTGAAGTTCGTCGTCGACCGGACCGACTTCCGCGAGAACGTCAAGCTCGAGCTCTACAACTGCTCGAAGGAAGACCTCCTCGCCGACTTCGAAGACGCTCCGGAAGTTCCGAAGAGCGGTCTTTACAAGGTCGTGTACTCGGCCGAGTTCGGTCAGTTCGGTGGTCGTCCGTATGGCGCGATCATCGCGAACTACGAGTTCGGACCTGGCCCGCAAGACATCATGTTGCTGCAGAAGTGCGCGGCCGTTGCGACGATGTCGCACGCTCCGTTCATCGCAGCGGCAGGTCCGCAATTCTTTGGGCTCAAAGATTATTTGAACCTGCCCAACCTGAAGGACCTGAAGGCGCTTTTCGAAGGCCCGCAGTACACGAAGTACAACGCGTTCCGCGAGACGGAAGACTCGCGTTACGTCGGCCTCGTGATGCCGCGCTTCCTCCTCCGTCTCCCGTACGGCGCGAACACCGTGCCCGTGAAGGAGTTCAACTACGAGGAGAACGTCATCGGCCAGCACGAAGCGTACTGCTGGGGCAATGCGGTCTACGCCATGGCGACGCGCCTCGCCGATAGCTTCGCGAAATATCGTTGGTGCCCAAACATCATCGGTCCGCAAGCTGGTGGTTCGGTCGAGAATCTCCCGCTGCATCAGTACGAAGCGATGGGCGAGATTCAGACGAAGATCCCCACCGAGATCATGCTCACGGAGCGCCGCGAGTACGAATTGTCCGAGGAGGGCTTCATTGGCCTGACGTACCGCAAGGATTCGGACAACGCGTGTTTCTTCTCGGCGAACAGCGTGCAGAAGCCGAAGTACTTCGGCCAGAGCGAAGAAGGCCGCGCGGCCGAGCTCAACTACCGCTTGGGCACGCAGCTTCCGTACATGTTCATCATGTGCCGCATCGCGCACTACCTGAAGGTTTTGCAGCGCGAGCAGATTGGTACGTGGAAGGAACGTGCGGATCTCGAGAAGGAGCTGAACGACTGGATCAGCCAATACGTTGCTGATCAGGACGTTGTCTCGGCGAGCATTCGTGGGCGTCGTCCGCTTCGCAAGGCGCGGATCATCGTCACCGAGGTCGAGGGCAACGCGGGTTGGTACAAGGTCGACATGCAGGTGCGCCCGCACTTCAAGTACATGGGCGCGTTCTTCACGTTGAGCCTCGTCGGCAAGCTCGACAAAGAATAA
- a CDS encoding LamG domain-containing protein: MHTIIPRFGSTALSLANSAYVDCDNPTSLNGLASYTLEAWVIPSNLAGFQAVVGKVNLNVAAEYQLYLSDGYAVAYINTPPYVIMAPDPIDTDKWHHLACTYDANAQQLVLYVDGVPVKSGTFAPVSAPTAAPVYIGASCAMNTPNWFFQGQIGRVQIWNRARSKEEILNDSVQVTPVAPVADPHLAAYLDFSMLPPRDHSGNLVPLTFKNDAGLTLSVPGVQLANQGYVDCGDGADLNFPNGAPFTLEGWFRPAGGAGTLVSKWQAAGPQYRVVYTSNGRLQASRGADTIETAPGLLQDGDYHHFGFSFDDKTRTLALYVDGNLQATKYASTSNPAANTAHLLIGAGTTSGTAGDYFNGEVQNLRVWNVALAQDDLRQWMYNDPVTDPHLVAAFDFSVTPPVDNTDQHTVTLMGPASIGVASFPLDISSRLVTIGPPNSFNANYFSQQVETFDAPPPPVDVAQGQPRIEPFTPEFQEKIWKDFITAHPPKDAETEAALRSAFESEYRRAEEMMQADPRLGRVITRVEEGGMVRLIHHGVHGDVVIYEGAAGAVSDCTLWWISFIWQLTIGFLQALGLLPPMGNISSRVYNLLIKNSAVVAAMGSVVGKAISSTVALGVMWVVWKQGLMWPLIKLALTSAGWWTLAWVLKKAIACVTGLEAAELLAGFIVWAAQLTRLSLQYPGSCGAKAA, translated from the coding sequence ATGCATACGATCATCCCTCGCTTCGGATCCACCGCTCTCAGCCTCGCCAATAGCGCCTATGTCGATTGCGACAACCCCACATCCCTCAATGGCCTGGCGTCTTATACCCTGGAGGCATGGGTCATTCCGTCGAACCTCGCGGGCTTTCAGGCCGTCGTCGGTAAGGTAAACCTCAACGTTGCGGCTGAATACCAGCTCTATCTCAGTGATGGTTATGCGGTAGCATACATCAATACACCGCCGTATGTCATCATGGCGCCCGACCCGATCGACACGGACAAGTGGCACCATCTCGCGTGTACCTACGACGCCAATGCGCAACAGCTCGTGCTCTACGTCGACGGGGTGCCGGTGAAATCGGGGACGTTCGCGCCCGTATCTGCGCCGACGGCGGCGCCCGTTTACATCGGCGCTTCGTGCGCAATGAACACGCCGAATTGGTTTTTCCAAGGCCAGATCGGCCGCGTGCAGATCTGGAACCGCGCCCGCTCGAAAGAAGAGATTCTCAACGATTCGGTGCAGGTCACGCCCGTGGCTCCGGTCGCCGACCCGCACCTGGCCGCGTACCTCGACTTTTCGATGCTCCCGCCACGTGATCACTCGGGCAATCTGGTCCCCTTGACGTTCAAGAACGACGCGGGGCTGACGTTGTCGGTCCCCGGCGTACAGCTCGCGAATCAGGGGTATGTCGATTGCGGTGACGGCGCGGACCTCAATTTTCCGAATGGTGCGCCCTTTACCCTCGAGGGCTGGTTCCGCCCTGCAGGCGGCGCCGGAACGCTCGTCTCCAAGTGGCAGGCGGCGGGGCCTCAATATCGCGTCGTTTACACGTCCAATGGTCGCCTCCAGGCCTCCCGTGGCGCCGATACGATCGAAACGGCGCCAGGCCTCCTGCAAGACGGCGATTACCATCACTTCGGCTTCTCGTTCGACGACAAAACCCGCACGCTGGCGTTGTACGTCGACGGCAACCTTCAGGCCACGAAGTACGCGAGCACGAGCAATCCAGCAGCCAATACGGCCCATCTTCTCATTGGCGCAGGCACGACCTCGGGCACCGCGGGCGATTACTTCAATGGCGAGGTGCAGAATCTCCGCGTGTGGAACGTCGCGCTGGCGCAGGACGATCTGCGGCAGTGGATGTACAACGACCCGGTCACCGACCCGCACCTCGTCGCGGCATTCGATTTCTCGGTGACGCCGCCGGTCGACAACACGGATCAGCACACGGTTACGCTCATGGGCCCGGCGAGCATCGGCGTCGCATCGTTCCCGCTCGACATTTCGTCGCGCCTGGTGACCATCGGCCCGCCGAATTCGTTCAATGCCAATTATTTCTCGCAGCAGGTCGAGACGTTCGATGCACCGCCGCCGCCCGTCGATGTCGCACAGGGGCAGCCGCGGATCGAGCCGTTCACGCCGGAGTTCCAGGAGAAGATCTGGAAAGATTTCATTACGGCTCACCCGCCAAAGGATGCCGAGACGGAAGCGGCGCTGCGTTCCGCGTTCGAGAGCGAATACCGTCGTGCGGAAGAAATGATGCAGGCGGACCCGCGCCTCGGTCGGGTGATCACGCGTGTCGAGGAGGGCGGCATGGTGCGGCTGATCCATCACGGCGTGCATGGCGACGTGGTGATTTACGAGGGTGCGGCGGGCGCGGTGTCCGATTGTACGCTGTGGTGGATCAGTTTCATCTGGCAGCTCACGATTGGCTTTCTCCAGGCGCTCGGGCTCTTGCCCCCCATGGGAAATATCTCGAGTCGCGTATACAACCTGCTGATCAAAAACTCGGCAGTGGTGGCCGCAATGGGTTCGGTGGTGGGTAAAGCCATTTCGTCAACGGTCGCCCTTGGCGTGATGTGGGTGGTCTGGAAGCAAGGCCTGATGTGGCCGCTCATCAAGCTCGCGCTGACGTCGGCGGGGTGGTGGACGCTTGCTTGGGTTCTCAAAAAGGCCATTGCTTGCGTCACCGGTTTGGAGGCAGCGGAATTGCTCGCCGGATTCATCGTGTGGGCGGCGCAGCTCACGCGGCTGTCGCTGCAATATCCGGGATCCTGTGGCGCGAAAGCGGCGTGA
- a CDS encoding VWA domain-containing protein, with protein MGTETNVSAAVIIDTSNSMTYSGYVDITKIDSKAFLGCFVEGDRAAVVNYDMYAHVPYACKEVGPVPPGTTIVDAQTTIQNLVFTGGATNIGAGLSTGNAQIQNQPNNRALVLLSDGYNNYPYGSNPLDYVPTTYPVYSCAMGPASDQRLMQNIANKSDNGAYYYAPYVIDMMKIYNQIRSWTPEASLVTNELSQVSGWYYKLEPGEITAGTPMGQFTVAWSDASYTYTHDWPNDKQVSITLVDPDLNTRDDIPWQVGTGFVVFNINDPLPGTWQVQVMYAGEADLGITVGIFEYGMGVTAPLRMEVGAPPTVRAGEPIPIAAFVTDGGEPIRDLQVHMRVTRPRISVAHALRQYATELADVRPADEDLARGMPEDLARLCELRRRRLPGKEILPLVQHGGFLAQESSTGPYATTITNTTEAGSYVIEVFAKGHSARSGRRVQRTQMVTVLVV; from the coding sequence ATGGGAACCGAAACGAACGTCTCCGCGGCCGTGATCATCGACACGTCCAACAGCATGACATATAGTGGGTACGTCGATATCACCAAAATCGACAGCAAGGCATTCCTCGGCTGCTTCGTCGAGGGCGACCGCGCCGCGGTAGTGAACTACGATATGTACGCACACGTGCCCTACGCCTGCAAGGAAGTCGGGCCGGTACCGCCAGGCACGACCATCGTCGATGCGCAGACGACGATTCAGAACCTTGTCTTTACGGGGGGTGCCACCAACATCGGCGCTGGTTTGAGCACGGGGAACGCGCAGATCCAAAATCAGCCGAACAACCGCGCGCTGGTGCTGCTGTCCGATGGGTACAACAATTACCCCTACGGAAGCAACCCGCTCGATTACGTGCCGACCACGTACCCGGTGTATTCCTGCGCAATGGGGCCCGCGTCGGACCAGCGACTGATGCAGAACATCGCGAACAAGTCGGACAACGGAGCCTATTACTACGCGCCGTACGTGATCGACATGATGAAGATCTACAACCAGATTCGGTCCTGGACGCCGGAAGCTTCGCTGGTCACCAACGAGCTGAGCCAGGTATCGGGCTGGTATTACAAACTGGAGCCGGGTGAGATCACCGCGGGCACGCCAATGGGTCAGTTCACCGTTGCTTGGAGCGACGCGAGCTACACGTACACGCATGATTGGCCGAATGACAAGCAGGTGAGCATTACGCTGGTCGATCCGGACTTGAATACGCGCGACGACATTCCCTGGCAGGTAGGCACGGGTTTCGTGGTGTTCAACATCAACGATCCGCTACCGGGAACCTGGCAAGTGCAGGTGATGTACGCCGGAGAGGCGGATCTGGGGATTACGGTGGGGATCTTCGAATATGGGATGGGCGTCACCGCGCCGCTCAGGATGGAGGTGGGGGCGCCGCCGACCGTGCGTGCCGGCGAGCCGATTCCCATTGCTGCATTCGTGACGGACGGTGGCGAACCGATCCGGGACCTCCAAGTGCACATGCGTGTCACGCGGCCGCGCATCAGCGTGGCCCATGCGCTCAGGCAATACGCGACGGAGCTGGCAGATGTCCGCCCGGCGGACGAGGATCTGGCGCGAGGCATGCCCGAGGATCTTGCGCGACTTTGCGAGCTGCGGCGCCGGCGGCTGCCTGGGAAGGAAATCCTGCCGCTCGTCCAGCACGGAGGGTTTCTCGCGCAGGAATCGTCGACTGGACCGTACGCGACGACGATCACGAACACGACCGAGGCGGGTTCGTACGTGATCGAGGTGTTCGCGAAGGGGCATTCGGCGCGCTCGGGTCGGCGCGTGCAGCGGACGCAAATGGTCACCGTGCTGGTCGTCTGA
- a CDS encoding sigma-54-dependent Fis family transcriptional regulator — translation MSLLGSTVDGDGSNSSVHSAAREPLLLALMIAWAPHEPERVGEVALFDKDGGSRIFGRGGSDVDDGKRVVFFRQRPGSLERAAPISSPGLSREQLRLRVDRNRLCLDRIGKCALKVNGQYLDQCSIGPGDLVLLKGQMLFYCTMRPRNMARLQSAEPSATHGFGEADAHGIVGESAVAWQLRDKLAWAGKIEEHTLFLGGSGSGKELCARAVHALSKRANGPFVARNAATIPAGIIDAELFGNVKNYPNPGMPERPGLIGSAHGGTLFLDEVGELSATLQANLLRVLDAGGEYHNLGGATTKHSHFRLLGATNRHPSELKHDFAARLILRIPVPGLDDRREDIPLLIRHSLHRARAKSPEAVARFFEAKSGQRSEPNLKSNVIEALMKHSFATNVRELDALLWQAMASSTGDVIEWSDALREQRLNPPTDERDVVSDNEEEMVAESKVRAALAHCGGNVAQAAQALGLPTRYVLYRLMKKYGIRTG, via the coding sequence ATGTCGCTCCTCGGGTCCACCGTCGACGGCGATGGTTCCAATAGTTCGGTCCATTCCGCCGCCCGCGAGCCGCTGTTGCTTGCGCTCATGATTGCGTGGGCTCCGCACGAACCCGAACGCGTGGGCGAAGTGGCGCTGTTCGACAAGGATGGCGGCTCGCGTATTTTCGGGCGCGGCGGATCCGACGTCGACGATGGAAAACGTGTCGTGTTTTTCCGGCAGCGTCCTGGTTCGCTCGAAAGAGCGGCGCCCATTTCGAGTCCCGGTTTGTCTCGGGAGCAACTGCGTCTACGTGTCGATCGCAATCGCTTGTGCCTCGACCGGATCGGCAAGTGCGCGCTGAAAGTCAATGGTCAATACCTCGACCAATGCTCGATTGGCCCCGGGGATCTCGTGCTACTCAAGGGGCAAATGCTGTTTTATTGCACGATGCGCCCGCGAAACATGGCGCGCTTGCAGAGCGCAGAGCCGAGCGCCACGCATGGCTTTGGCGAGGCCGATGCGCATGGGATCGTCGGCGAAAGTGCGGTCGCTTGGCAATTGCGTGACAAACTTGCGTGGGCTGGCAAGATCGAAGAACACACGCTCTTTCTCGGCGGGAGCGGTTCGGGGAAAGAACTGTGCGCACGCGCGGTGCATGCACTGTCGAAACGGGCCAATGGCCCCTTCGTGGCTCGAAATGCAGCGACCATTCCCGCGGGAATCATCGACGCCGAGCTCTTCGGCAACGTGAAAAATTATCCCAATCCGGGGATGCCCGAACGGCCAGGATTGATTGGTTCGGCGCATGGAGGAACGCTGTTTCTCGATGAAGTCGGTGAATTGTCGGCAACGCTTCAAGCCAATCTCCTGCGCGTGCTCGATGCGGGAGGCGAATACCACAACCTGGGCGGAGCAACGACCAAGCATTCCCACTTCCGATTGCTCGGTGCGACGAATCGGCATCCCTCGGAATTGAAACACGATTTTGCCGCGCGGCTCATTCTGCGCATCCCCGTTCCGGGGCTCGATGACCGACGCGAAGACATCCCGCTGCTCATACGACATTCGTTGCACCGAGCGCGGGCCAAAAGCCCCGAAGCCGTGGCACGATTCTTCGAGGCGAAGAGCGGTCAACGTTCCGAGCCAAACCTCAAATCGAACGTCATCGAAGCATTGATGAAGCATTCCTTCGCGACGAACGTTCGAGAATTGGACGCGCTTTTGTGGCAAGCAATGGCGTCGAGCACCGGGGACGTCATCGAATGGTCCGATGCATTGCGCGAACAACGGCTGAATCCGCCGACGGACGAACGCGACGTCGTCTCCGACAATGAAGAGGAAATGGTCGCCGAGAGCAAGGTGCGTGCAGCGCTCGCGCATTGCGGGGGCAACGTCGCGCAAGCTGCACAAGCCCTCGGTTTGCCAACGCGATATGTGCTCTATCGATTGATGAAGAAGTACGGCATTCGCACGGGATGA